The stretch of DNA CCAGCATGGCGCCGCTGGCGCCGTAGTGCCCCTTCTTGCCGGGGGCGACGCGGGTGCCTTCCGGGAATACCACGACCCATAATCCTTCTCTCAGCCGCTTCACCCCGTCGTTCAACACCTGCTTGAGCGCCGCCGTCTTGTGCGCGCGGTTGATGGCGATAGGCTTGAGCGTCGCCATCGCCCAGCCCCAGACCGGCAGTCTCAGCAGCTCCTGCTTGAGGATGAAAACCAGGGGCGGGAAGATCACCTGCAGGGCGATGGTCTCCCAGGCCGACTGGTGCTTGCAGAGGATGACGCCGGGCTGGGCTGGAATGTTTTCCCGGCCCTGGACCTGGAAGTCCAGCCGGCACACGGTCTTCAGCATCCAGAGATTGAACCGGACCCAGCGATTGGCCAGCGCCCAGCGCACACGGAAGGCGAAGGGCCGGGCGGCGATCATGCACGGGCTGATCACGAAGGTGGACAAGATCATGCCCGTGAAGAACACCGCCGAGCGCAGGATGATCTCAAGCTTGGCTGAAGACGATATTTTGTGCGGCTGCATACAGGTTTGGGAAGGTGGGGACGTCGAGCTCGGGATTCCGGTCCAGCGTGCGCATGCCCTTGCCGGTTTCCACCAGCATCGGCGCGGCGCCCGCCGCCGTCGCCGCTTCGATATCGCGCAGCGAATCGCCGACGGCCGGCACACCGGCGAGTTCCACGCCGTATTTTTCGGCGAAGGCGCGGAACAGGCCGGGCCTGGGCTTGCGGCAGCCGCACATGTCTTCAGGACCGTGCGGGCATAGGAATACGTCGAAGATTTCGCCGCCGGCCTCCCGGACCGCCGTCCGCATCTTGTCGTGGATCGCTTCCAGCGTGGCGGGGCTGAACAACCGGCGGGCAATGCCGGACTGGTTGGTCAGTACCACCACCCGGAAGCCGTGGCGAGTCAGCAGCGCGATGGCGTCGAGGCTGCCGGGGATCGGCCGCCATTCTTCCGGCGACTTGATGTAGTCGTCGGAGTCTTCGTTGATGACGCCATCCCGGTCCAGGATCACATAGCGCATGTCACTGGGCCGGCTGTAGCGCGGAGATGTCGGCGATGTTCAGGAACAATCCTTCTACCAGGGCGAGCAGGCCGAGCCGGTTGAGGCGCAGGGATTCGTCCTCGGTCATCACCATCACCTCGTCGAAGAAGGTGTCGACGCTGTCGCGCAGCTGCGCCAGCCGGCACAGCGCCGTGGTGTAGTCGCGGGCGTGCAGCAGCGGCAGGATATCGGCATGGGCCTGGCGGGCCGCAGCCAGCAGCGCCTTTTCCGAGGGCTCGGCCAGAATCTGTTCGTCGGCGTTCGCAACCACCGTTTCGCCCGACTTGCGCAGGATGTTGCGGATGCGCTTGTTGGCCCCGGCGAGGCTTTCGGCCGCGGTCAGGGCACGGAATTCGCGCACGGCGAGGAGCCGGTACACGAAATCTACGAGATTCGTCGGCCGGATCGCCAGCACAGCCTCGAACTCGTCGTGGCGGTAGCCCTGGTCCAGGCAGTAGCCGCGCAGGCGCTCATAGAGAAAATCGAGCAGCGCCGAGCGGGTCGCGTCCGGATCGAAGCCGTGGGGGAGGCGTCCCAAGGCCTTTTCCA from Methylococcus geothermalis encodes:
- a CDS encoding lysophospholipid acyltransferase family protein, whose protein sequence is MQPHKISSSAKLEIILRSAVFFTGMILSTFVISPCMIAARPFAFRVRWALANRWVRFNLWMLKTVCRLDFQVQGRENIPAQPGVILCKHQSAWETIALQVIFPPLVFILKQELLRLPVWGWAMATLKPIAINRAHKTAALKQVLNDGVKRLREGLWVVVFPEGTRVAPGKKGHYGASGAMLAHRAGCPVVPVAHNAGEYWSRRAFLKYPGTIQVRIGPPIDATKFDAAEITAQAERWIEAQMQEISRAS
- the gmhB gene encoding D-glycero-beta-D-manno-heptose 1,7-bisphosphate 7-phosphatase, with product MRYVILDRDGVINEDSDDYIKSPEEWRPIPGSLDAIALLTRHGFRVVVLTNQSGIARRLFSPATLEAIHDKMRTAVREAGGEIFDVFLCPHGPEDMCGCRKPRPGLFRAFAEKYGVELAGVPAVGDSLRDIEAATAAGAAPMLVETGKGMRTLDRNPELDVPTFPNLYAAAQNIVFSQA